CCACCGCCGTGGGGTTCTCCAGATCCACCCACACCGGCCGCGACAGGGCCAGGTCTTCAGCGGTTTCGATTTCTTCCTGGAACAGTCCGCCCTTCAGGCGCCCGTTGTCCAGCGTGAACACATTCAGCATGCAAAAACCTCCAGCGCGCGAGCGCCGTCTCTTGTTCTTTTATCGAGCAGGACGGGCCGAGCGCCGTCCGGGTGTGGGTGTGTGGGGACCCGTCTCACTCCGGACAAGCGACGCGGGCGCGGCTGCAAGACAAAAGGCAAGCGGCGCTGGCGCGTTTGGCGAGGGAGTGGACGGTCACCGAGGGTGATCGCTGTCCAAGAAAGACTCCGTAGCTGGGATTCCATGATTATCACCTCGCCGCGGGGCGCTTTTTGCCCAATCCATCACGCTCTTTGCCAAGCCGCAAAGTCAAACGGACTAAGGCCCTTGTTCTGGCTGTCAAGCACTTGTCACAGTGGCGCTTCAGGTGCAAACTGAATTCGCCGATTCACTACACAAGAGCCCCAGACAGAGACCCAGCGATCCGTTTTTTTCGTTCTTTTCCTGATTTCCGAACTCTCGACTTTCTTTTCGTGAAAGGCCGTTTTATGAATCTGACAATCAGTGGCCACCATTTGGAAGTAACACCGTCTCTGCGTGAGTACGTACTCACCAAGCTAGATCGAGTGACCCGCCATTTCGATCAAGTCGTTGACATCAATGTCTTGCTCACCGTGGAAAAGCAGAAGGAAAAGGAACGCCGGCAAAAGGCCGAAGTGACATTGCACGTCAAGGGACGCGACATCTTCGTCGAGCAATCCAGCGAAGACCTCTACGCCGCCATTGATCAGCTGATGGACAAACTGGACCGCCAGGTGGTGCGCCACAAGGACCGCCTGCAAGACCATCACCACACCTCGGCCAAGCGCCTGATGGAAACGCCGGCGCCCTGAGTCGAGCTGTTCGGAGATCGCCCGCCTGTTGAAAGCTTCCAGGCGAGGCATCCTCCAGACGCTCCATCTGTGAGCACAACGCAAGGCGACCTTCGGGTCGCCTTTTCATTGCCCGAGCCCGAAGATCAAGTGGCCGATTTCGTCGGCCTGAATCACCCCTCGCACAGTCGTTGCTGCACCGCAGCAGTTCACGTATTTGTGCACCGCCACTGAATACAGGGGGGCCGGGAAACCGGTGAGCTTTCTATAATTCATCGATTCGACACCGACCAAGCGTCCCGCCCAAGGCCCACCCAGCCGTATGCGACGCTTCGACACCATGAACCGTCTCGCCGCCATCCTTCCCGCCGACAATGTGTTGGTGAATGTGGATGCCTCCAGCAAGAAACGCGTTTTCGAGCAGGCTGGCCTGCTGTTTGAGAACCATCACGCCATCTCTCGCGCGGTGGTGGCGGACAATCTTTTCGCGCGTGAGCGCCTCGGCTCCACCGGCCTCGGTCACGGCGTGGCCATCCCGCACGGCCGCATCAAGGGCCTGAAAAACCCGCTGGCCGCCGTGCTGCGCGTGCAGCAGCCGATCGGTTTTGACGCGCCCGATGACGAACCGGTCAGCCTCTTGATCTTCCTGCTGGTGCCCGAAGCAGCCACGCAGCGGCATCTGGAAATCCTGTCCGAGATCGCCGAAATGCTGTCGGACCGCGACCTGCGCGAGCAGCTCAAGACCGACCCCGAGGCCGCCAATCTGCACCGCCTGATTTCGGCCTGGGAACCGCTGAAGTCGGTCGCCTGAACGGCGACGGCACCCTCCCCCACCCGCCCAGCAACGCGCCGCCGAACGATCAGTGAAACCCACCTCCATCAGCGCCGACCGGCTTTTCGAAGAACATCGTGAACGCCTGCGCTGGGAGTGGATTGCCGGCCACGCGCATCCGGAGCGCCGCTTCGACGAAACCGCCGTCCGCGACGCGCAATCGTCGGCCGATCTGGTCGGCTACCTCAATTACATCCACCCCTACCGGGTGCAGCTGGTGGGCCGCCGCGAGGTGGCGTATCTGAGCCAGGCCTCGGGCGAGGTGCTGGACCGCCGCATCTCACGCATCGTCACGCTGGAGCCGCCGGTCATCATCGTCGCCGACGACCAGGCTCCGCCGGACCGTCTGGTCGCCATGTGCGACCGCGCCGAGATCCCGCTCTTCGTCACCCGCGAGTCGGCCGGCCACGTCATCGACGTGGTGCGGGCCTATCTGGCGCAGCTGTTTGCCAACCGCACCACCCGCCACGGCGTCTTCATGGACATCCTGGGCCTGGGCGTGCTGCTGACCGGCGAGTCCGGCCTGGGCAAGAGCGAGCTGGGCCTGGAGCTGATTTCCCGCGGCCACGGCCTGGTGGCCGACGATGCGGTCGATCTGTTCCGCATCTCGCAAACCGCCATCGAGGGCCGCTGCCCCGAGCTGCTGCTCAATCTGCTGGAAGTGCGCGGCATCGGCCTGCTCGACATCAAGGCGATCTTTGGCGAGACGGCCGTGCGCCGCAAGATGCGGCTCAAGCTCATCGTGCACCTGGTGCGCAAGGAAACCATGGAGCGCGACTTCGAGCGCCTGCCCTACGAGCCGCTTTACGAAGACGTGCTGGGCATGCCGGTGCGCAAGGCCATCATCGCCGTGGATGCCGGCCGCAATCTGGCCGTGCTGGTCGAGGCGGCCGTGCGCAACACCGTGCTGCAGCTGCGCGGCATCGACACCTACCGGGAGTTTGTCGAGCGCCATCAGCGGGCGATCGAACAAGGGCAGCACAACGACGATTGAGCGCGTCGGCCGCCGGGCGAATCGCCCTGGCGATCAGCTGCCGCGGTGCGGGCAGTCGGTCTTCACGCAGGCCGCGTACAGGGCCAGGGAATGGTCTTGCAGCTTGAAACCGCGCTCGCGGGCGATGGCGTACTGGCGCTCCTCGATCTCAGGATCGAAAAACTCCTCCACCCGCCCGCAGGTCAGACAGACCAGATGGTCGTGGTGATGGCCTTCGTTCAGTTCGAACACCGACTTGCCGGATTCGAAATGATTGCGCGAAAGCAATCCGGCCTGCTCGAACTGGGTGAGCACGCGGTACACGGTGGCCAGGCCGATGTCGGCGTCTTCCACCAACAAGGCTTTGTAGACGTCTTCAGCCGTCATGTGGCGCTGCGCCGTCTTCTGGAAAATCTCCAGAATCTTGATGCGCGGCAGGGTGGCTTTCAGGCCACTGTTCTTGATCTCGTCGGTGCGGTTCATGACACTGCTGGGGCCGGCGCGGCCCACCATGGGCCTGCCGCTAGAATGGCCCGATCATAGCCAGCTACGGGCGCCGACCGGCCCAAGCCCCCACAGAATCACGCCATGCGCAGCCCCAAAACACTTGCAATTCCAGCCCGATCCGCAGTTCTGGCGCTGGTCGTCGCCGGCGCCAGCGCCCTCAGTGCCTGCTCCAGCATGCCGAGCCTGGACATGCTCAGCTCGTCGAGCGGCCAGACCATGCTGGAACGCATCACACCGTACAAGCTGGAAGTCGTGCAGGGCAATGTGTTGACCAAGGAGCTGGTGGCTCGCGTCAAACCGGGCATGCCGCGCGCCCAGGTGCGCGATCTGCTGGGTTCACCCTTGCTGACCGACCCCTTCCACGCCGAGCGCTGGGACTATGTCTTCACCATCAAACGCCAGGGTACGCTGTACCAGCAACGCAAGGTGGTGGTCTGGTTCAACGGTGATGTCCTGAAGTCGATTGAGGCGCCGGAAGATTTGCCCGGCGAGAACGAGTTCGTTGCCTCCATCAGCTCCAAGGCCGAGCGTCGCGAGCCGCCCAAGCTGGAACTGAGCGAAGCCGAGCGCAAAGCCCTGCCCATTCCCGCCAAGCCCGCCGTGCCGGCCGCCGAGCCCGTCGGCCCGGTGCGCGCCTACCCGCCGCTGGAAAAGAAGTCCTGAAGATGACGACGAGCGTGACCCCACCCCTGCGCATCGCCATCGCTGGCAGTTCCGGTCGCATGGGCCGCATGCTGATCGAAGCCGTGCTGCAGGCACCCGATTGCCAGCTCAGCGCGGCGCTTGACCGGCCGGGCACGCCCTCGCTGGGCCAGGATGCCGGCGCTTTCCTCGGCAAGATCTGCGGCGTGGCCATCAGCGACGATGTGCGCGCTGCGCTGCAAGCCAGCGATGTGCTGATCGATTTCACCCGCCCCGAGGGCACCCTGGCCCATCTGGCCCTCTGCGCCGAGCTGGGCGTCAAGCTGGTGATCGGCACCACCGGTTTCGATGCCCAGCAGAAGGCGCAGATCGGCGCCCTGGCCGCACGCACCGGCGTGATGATGGCGCCCAATATGAGCGTCGGCGTCAATGTGGTGCTGGGCCTGCTGGACCGCGCGGCGCGCGCGCTCAGCGAAGGCTATGACATCGAGATCATCGAAGCCCACCATCGCCACAAGGTCGATGCCCCCAGCGGCACCGCCCTGGCCATGGGTGAGGCCGTGGCCCAGGCCCTGGGCCGCGACCTCAAGGCCTGCGCCATCTACGGCCGCGAAGGCGTCACCGGCGAGCGTGATCCCTCGACCATCGGCTTTGCCACCGTGCGCGGCGGCGACATCATCGGCGACCACACCGTGCTGTTCGCCGGCATCGGCGAGCGCATCGAGATCAGCCACAAGGCCAGCAGCCGCGCCACCTTTGCCCAGGGCAGCCTGCGCGCTGCGCGCTTCCTGGCCAGCCAAGGCCCGGGCCTCTACGACATGAATGATGTCCTGGGGTTCAAGGGATGATGGGCGGCTTCCAAGGTTTCTGGGACCAAGGCGATGCGGTCACGCGCGGCGTGGCCCTGCTCATGCTGCTGATGTCGGTCAGCGCCTGGGTGCTGATCCTTTGGAAAAGCTGGACCCTGCAGCGTGCGCGCCGCAGCCTGGCACGCGCCGTGCCGGCTTTTTGGGATGCGAACGATCTCGACTCGGGCCGCACTGCCCTGCAGAACTTTGATGCCGAAGGCCTGCTCCTGCCCCTGCTGGACGCGGCCACCAGCGACACCCGCAGCGGCACCCTGGATGCCGCAGGCCACGCCCATTCCCGCCTGACTCGCCGCCTGCGCGACGCACTGCACGGCGTTCTGCAGCGCCTGCAGTTCGGCCAGGTGCTGCTCGCTTCGATCGGCAGCACCGCGCCCTTCGTCGGACTGTTCGGCACGGTCTGGGGCATTTACCACGCCCTGGTCAGCATTTCGGCCAGCGGCAATCTGAGCATGGACCGCGTCTCCGGCCCTGTAGGCGAAGCGCTGATCATGACCGCCGCCGGCCTGGCCGTGGCGATCCCGGCCGTGCTGGCCTACAACGTCTTCGGCAAGCTGCTCGGCGCTTGCGAGGCCGAGCTGGAAGGCTTTGCGCACGACCTGCGCGAAATGTTCAGCGATGCGCCGGCGCAACCGTGAGCGAGCAGCGCCAGCCACGCGTCGCCGGAGCCTGAGATGAGCTTCGGCCGCCTGGAACGCCGCGACAGCCCCAAGCCCATGGGCGAGATCAACATGACGCCGCTGATCGACGTCATGCTGGTGCTGCTGGTGATCTTCATGATCGCCGCGCCGCTGATGAGCAACTCCCTGCGCCTGGACCTGCCCAAGAGTGAGGCCGCCACACCGGGCGACACGCCGCAGTTCATCGCCCTGGCCGTGGCACCCGATGGCGCGCTCTACCTGGGCGAAGAAAAGCTCGACGCCGCCACCTTGCAACAACGCCTCAAGACCCTGGGCGCCGGCCGGCCCGAGCTGGAGGTGCAGCTGCGTGCCGATCAGGCTGCGCCCTACGGCGCGGTGGCCCAGCTGATCGGCTGGTGCCAGGCCGCCGGCCTGCACCGCATGGCCTTCGTCACCGACGCTGACACCGCGCCCACGCCCCTACCGAAGCAGCCCTGAGCGGCAGCCCGGCCCACGACTTTTACAATCGGCGCACTTCGCACCGAGCCCACCATGAACGAAAAGTACACCCCTTCCGAGGTCGAACAGGCCGCACGCTCCCACTGGCAAGCCCGTGACGCTTACCGCGTGGTCGAGGATCAGAGCAAGCCCAAGTTCTACGCCTGCTCCATGCTGCCCTACCCCAGCGGCAAGCTGCACATGGGCCATGTGCGCAACTACACGATCAACGACATGCTCACGCGCCAGCTGCGCATGAAGGGCT
This region of Paucibacter aquatile genomic DNA includes:
- the hpf gene encoding ribosome hibernation-promoting factor, HPF/YfiA family; this translates as MNLTISGHHLEVTPSLREYVLTKLDRVTRHFDQVVDINVLLTVEKQKEKERRQKAEVTLHVKGRDIFVEQSSEDLYAAIDQLMDKLDRQVVRHKDRLQDHHHTSAKRLMETPAP
- the ptsN gene encoding PTS IIA-like nitrogen regulatory protein PtsN; this encodes MNRLAAILPADNVLVNVDASSKKRVFEQAGLLFENHHAISRAVVADNLFARERLGSTGLGHGVAIPHGRIKGLKNPLAAVLRVQQPIGFDAPDDEPVSLLIFLLVPEAATQRHLEILSEIAEMLSDRDLREQLKTDPEAANLHRLISAWEPLKSVA
- the hprK gene encoding HPr(Ser) kinase/phosphatase, which produces MKPTSISADRLFEEHRERLRWEWIAGHAHPERRFDETAVRDAQSSADLVGYLNYIHPYRVQLVGRREVAYLSQASGEVLDRRISRIVTLEPPVIIVADDQAPPDRLVAMCDRAEIPLFVTRESAGHVIDVVRAYLAQLFANRTTRHGVFMDILGLGVLLTGESGLGKSELGLELISRGHGLVADDAVDLFRISQTAIEGRCPELLLNLLEVRGIGLLDIKAIFGETAVRRKMRLKLIVHLVRKETMERDFERLPYEPLYEDVLGMPVRKAIIAVDAGRNLAVLVEAAVRNTVLQLRGIDTYREFVERHQRAIEQGQHNDD
- the fur gene encoding ferric iron uptake transcriptional regulator — encoded protein: MNRTDEIKNSGLKATLPRIKILEIFQKTAQRHMTAEDVYKALLVEDADIGLATVYRVLTQFEQAGLLSRNHFESGKSVFELNEGHHHDHLVCLTCGRVEEFFDPEIEERQYAIARERGFKLQDHSLALYAACVKTDCPHRGS
- a CDS encoding outer membrane protein assembly factor BamE, with protein sequence MRSPKTLAIPARSAVLALVVAGASALSACSSMPSLDMLSSSSGQTMLERITPYKLEVVQGNVLTKELVARVKPGMPRAQVRDLLGSPLLTDPFHAERWDYVFTIKRQGTLYQQRKVVVWFNGDVLKSIEAPEDLPGENEFVASISSKAERREPPKLELSEAERKALPIPAKPAVPAAEPVGPVRAYPPLEKKS
- the dapB gene encoding 4-hydroxy-tetrahydrodipicolinate reductase, producing MTTSVTPPLRIAIAGSSGRMGRMLIEAVLQAPDCQLSAALDRPGTPSLGQDAGAFLGKICGVAISDDVRAALQASDVLIDFTRPEGTLAHLALCAELGVKLVIGTTGFDAQQKAQIGALAARTGVMMAPNMSVGVNVVLGLLDRAARALSEGYDIEIIEAHHRHKVDAPSGTALAMGEAVAQALGRDLKACAIYGREGVTGERDPSTIGFATVRGGDIIGDHTVLFAGIGERIEISHKASSRATFAQGSLRAARFLASQGPGLYDMNDVLGFKG
- a CDS encoding MotA/TolQ/ExbB proton channel family protein, which gives rise to MGGFQGFWDQGDAVTRGVALLMLLMSVSAWVLILWKSWTLQRARRSLARAVPAFWDANDLDSGRTALQNFDAEGLLLPLLDAATSDTRSGTLDAAGHAHSRLTRRLRDALHGVLQRLQFGQVLLASIGSTAPFVGLFGTVWGIYHALVSISASGNLSMDRVSGPVGEALIMTAAGLAVAIPAVLAYNVFGKLLGACEAELEGFAHDLREMFSDAPAQP
- a CDS encoding ExbD/TolR family protein → MSFGRLERRDSPKPMGEINMTPLIDVMLVLLVIFMIAAPLMSNSLRLDLPKSEAATPGDTPQFIALAVAPDGALYLGEEKLDAATLQQRLKTLGAGRPELEVQLRADQAAPYGAVAQLIGWCQAAGLHRMAFVTDADTAPTPLPKQP